Proteins from a genomic interval of Bombyx mori chromosome 8, ASM3026992v2:
- the LOC101745493 gene encoding protein alan shepard isoform X3, which produces MASAGAQYRGGAQQWPAAYTPQPCRYPPPQPQAYTAAPSPYTPHQYSGATMGGGCGGTGTRVPTAASPANTASSSSSNTGSGGGTRSTSLSTAPPPPASSASTSAAGVEQLSRTNLYIRGLSPNTTDKDLVQMCQMYGSIISTKAILDKNTNKCKGYGFVDFETIASAEAAVKGLQAKGVQAQMAKVGIWFLRRLNRQQEQDPTNLYMANLPPHFKENDVDQLLAKFGQVVSTRILRDTHGQSKGVGFARMESREKCEQIIQMFNGNPIPGAKEPLLVKFADGGNKKKSSYKQNESNGRTWRDNSETITQAAMAVSGVYAGTMSAGGAGGECAGVYRSSGVYGVAAFHHPQLHHHHHAAHPAAWLAPYAALLPPAHQPHPPHIPIDTVPSQYVNWESLRQENELYYFASHPYQYFTGPTPPIIQMPMESEHASTAASPDEAYQPYPPPK; this is translated from the exons TACAGCGGCGCAACGATGGGCGGTGGGTGCGGCGGTACCGGTACGCGTGTGCCAACCGCAGCGTCTCCGGCTAATACGGCCTCCTCATCGTCATCCAACACCGGCTCTGGGGGCGGAACTCGCTCGACTAGCCTCAGCACTGCGCCGCCTCCACCGGCATCTTCCGCGTCCACATCGGCCGCCGGCGTTGAGCAACTGAGCCGCACCAATCTTTACATTCGAGGACTGAGTCCGAACACTACCGATAAGGACCTCGTCCAAATGTGCCAAAT GTATGGCAGCATAATTTCAACTAAAGCGATTTTGGACAAAAATACGAATAAATGTAAAG GTTATGGTTTTGTAGATTTCGAAACGATCGCATCAGCCGAGGCAGCTGTTAAAGGATTACAAGCCAAAGGTGTTCAGGCCCAGATGGCTAAAGTGGGTATCTGGTTCCTGCGTAGACTCAACCGT CAACAAGAGCAGGATCCGACCAACTTGTACATGGCGAATCTGCCGCCGCACTTCAAAGAGAACGACGTGGATCAGCTCTTAGCTAAGTTCGGTCAGGTGGTATCGACAAGGATACTTAGAGACACCCACGGCCAAAGCAAAGGAGTTGGTTTTGCGCGTATGGAATCTAGGGAGAAATGCGAGCAAATTATTCAA ATGTTTAACGGGAACCCAATACCTGGTGCTAAAGAGCCTCTGCTAGTGAAATTCGCCGACGGCGGAAATAAGAAGAAGTCTTCGTACAAGCAAAACGAAAGTAACGGAAGAACATGGAGGGATAACAGCGAGACCATTACACAG gcTGCAATGGCAGTTAGCGGAGTGTACGCGGGCACCATGAGTGCCGGCGGCGCTGGCGGGGAGTGCGCCGGTGTGTACCGCAGCAGCGGCGTGTACGGGGTGGCCGCGTTCCATCACCCCCAACtgcaccaccaccaccacgccGCGCACCCCGCCGCCTGGCTCGCGCCCTACGCCGCGCTGCTGCCGCCCGCGCACCAGCCCCACCCGCCGCACATACCCATCGACACCGTGCCCAGCCAATAT GTTAACTGGGAAAGCTTAAGGCAGGAAAATGAACTATAC TACTTCGCGTCGCACCCGTACCAGTACTTCACCGGGCCGACGCCGCCCATAATCCAAATGCCGATGGAGAGCGAGCACGCGTCGACGGCGGCGTCGCCCGACGAGGCATACCAGCCGTACCCTCCCCCGAAGTAG
- the LOC101736588 gene encoding ribosome biogenesis protein WDR12 homolog — protein sequence MSGDALEAQLQVRFITKQEQYAVPDSPYAIQCNVHPADLNTLINAILKETSPSFEKAVIFDFLVCGELLCASLAEHLQEKGVSTEDTLEVEYLERFPAPTPQDCLMHDDWVSAVQAHSSWILSGSYDNSLHIWSTKGQHKLAIPGHTSPVKAVSWVSFQGDQATFVSGSHDQTAILWVWNVPRNSVDCMITYRGHDKGIECLSVSADGNRFASGSWDNNVCLWSASLAEEENHPATKKSKPEHGTTRNPLTTLKGHKEAISGVQWMDYNTVLSSGWDHLLKIWDCDLGGIKQEIAGNKAFFDVDWSPLNNSIITASADRHVRLYDPRSTESIVKTTFTSHTGWVQSVRWSKTKDTLFLSAGYDNQVKLWETRSPRTPLYDLSGHEDKVLCCDWSNPSLLISGSSDNTLRIFKAKHAVGNA from the exons ATGTCTGGCGATGCTTTAGAAGCTCAATTGCAAGTTAGATTTATAACTAAACAAGAACA ATATGCAGTTCCGGATAGTCCTTACGCTATCCAGTGTAACGTACACCCTGCGGACCTTAATACCTTAATCAACGCAATTTTGAAGGAGACCTCACCATCGTTCGAGAAGGCGGTAATATTTGATTTCTTAGTATGTGGAGAGTTACTTTGTGCCTCCCTCGCAGAGCACTTACAAGAAAAAGGGGTATCGACAGAGGACACGCTTGAGGTCGAATACTTGGAAAGGTTCCCTGCACCAACTCCACAGGACTGTTTAATGCACGATGATTGGGTGTCAGCTGTTCAGGCACACAGTAGTTG GATTCTATCAGGAAGTTATGACAATAGCTTACATATATGGAGCACAAAAGGACAACACAAACTAGCCATACCAGGTCATACATCACCAGTAAAAGCAGTATCATGGGTGTCCTTCCAGGGTGATCAAGCTACATTTGTTAG TGGATCTCATGATCAAACAGCAATACTCTGGGTATGGAATGTACCTAGAAATTCTGTTGACTGTATGATCACTTACCGTGGCCACGACAAGGGAATTGAATGCCTGTCTGTGTCGGCTGATGGTAACCGTTTTGCAAGTGGGAGCTGGGATAACAATGTTTGTCTTTGGAGTGCAA GCTTAGCAGAAGAAGAAAACCATCCAGCTACGAAGAAAAGTAAACCAGAACACGGCACCACTAGA aatCCACTGACCACTTTAAAAGGACACAAGGAGGCTATCTCGGGTGTTCAATGGATGGATTACAACACAGTACTGTCCAGTGGTTGGGACCACTTATTGAAAATTTGGGACTGTGATTTGGGTGGTATTAAACAAGAAATTGCTG GTAATAAGGCCTTTTTTGATGTTGATTGGTCACCTCTGAACAACAGCATTATTACTGCATCAGCAGATAGACATGTCCGGTTATATGACCCTAGATCTACAG AGAGTATTGTGAAGACAACATTCACATCACACACAGGATGGGTCCAGTCAGTTCGCTGGTCTAAAACAAAAGACACTCTTTTCCTTTCTGCTGGATACGACAACCAGGTTAAACTTTGGGAAACAAGAAG TCCACGAACTCCACTTTATGACCTTAGCGGACACGAAGATAAAGTTCTCTGCTGCGATTGGTCGAATCCCTCCCTGTTAATCAGCGGCTCCAGCGACAACACCCTCAGGATATTCAAAGCTAAACACGCTGTCGGAAACGCGTGA